The stretch of DNA ACAGGTTGGCGTACCAGTTGGGCATACAGAACCCGCACTATTGCTTTAAACAATGTATCCTTACCGCTAATTAATATAACTTAAGCAGAGATAAAGAAATACCCGCTAATTTCTTAATGTTTTAAATTTTATTAATTTATTTTAAGTATGGTTGTTTATTTGATATTTCTTTTGAATACGTTTAATTTGTTGTTGAAACTCTGCACCTTTTTCTGGGTTTACCATTGCTACAAAGCTGGCAAATCCAGTTATTGAGGCAATCAGGTTACACGAATTACCCCAATGTTTACCTTCTAATCCCTCATTTTCGATTTGATATAAAGTTGCACGGAAACTTTTTAAGGTTTTTCGGGAAATATTAATTTTTTCGTTGACAACGATACCTGTAACTTGTTGTTGTTGAGAGTTTCGCAGAATGCGGGTTTTTTCTTGATTAATCGCAAATCCTTCGTGGGTAATAATAGATTGAGTTTGCTGGATGATATTACTGATGTTTCTAACATTCTCACCTCTAGCCGAAAATGTTAAATCATCGACGTAGCGTGTATAGGCAAATCCGTATTTTTCTGCGATCGCACTCAAACGACCGTCTAAACTACGACAAATAATATTTGTAATTGCGGGACTTGTGGGGGAACCTTGGGGAAGGCGACCTTGTTTGAGTTCAACAAAGGATGTTTTACCGCCTAATTCCCGTTCTTCAACTATGGGATCTGTACATAACAGTCCAAATATTGTGGCGACGGCTTGAGAGTAACCAAATGATTGAAATAATCCTTTAACACGGCTATAGGAAATTGTTGAAAAAAAATCCTGTAAGTCAATATTAATAATTACTTCTGCGCCAACATGGGGGGTAGCGTTGGTGACTATAGAGCGATCGCCACAAAAACCATGTGCAGCATCATGGATTTCAATTTTTTGAAGGATATTATTCAAAATCCAATATTGTGCGCGTTTTAAGTCAGGCAATGGTGCGGAAATAATCCGTTCTCCTGCAATTTTTTTCGCCTTTTTGAAACGAATATAGTGCGAGACAGTTGAATTTTTGTAATTAAATGTCAGAAAATGCAGTTTAGCAATGCTAATTTCCATAGCTGCCGCAATTTCTTCGGCAGTGTTATATGCGTTTAATCGATAATTATTTAAATGTTCAATGTTTCCTTGCGTGTTATTTTTCAAACCCATTGAAACATCCTTATCAAAATAGATTATGCCGTTAGCTTTCTTTGTCGTTTATACCAACAAATGTTTTATTTTGGAGTCGAGACTAACCTAAACATAGGAGTGGTTAGGCTCAACCTCAGAGATAAGCGGGATTTAGATAAGAGTATTTATCACTCCTTACTTAGTTTTGTTAATTGGTAATTGTTCCCGTTAAAGGTGAACTAGCACTAGCATAAGTTTTAACAGGGATTCTACCTGCTAAATAAGCAAGACGACCAGCTTCAGCCGCCAAACCCATAGCCCGTGCCATTGCTACAGGGTTTTGTGCTAGTGCGATCGCGCTATTAATCAACAACGCATCCGCCCCCATTTCCATTGCCTGTGCAGCTTCGCTAGGTGCGCCGATTCCTGCATCCACAACCACAGGAACCCTAGCATTGTCAATAATGATCTGAATATTGGCAGCATTGTTAATCCCTTGTCCAGAACCAATCGGCGAACCTAAAGGCATCACAGTTACACAGCCAACATCTTCCAAGCGTTTTGCCAGTAATGGATCAGCATTAATATATGGCAATACCGCAAAGCCTTCTTTTACAAGTTGTTCTGCCGCTTGCAATGTCCCAATAGGATCGGGTAATAAATACTTAGTGTCAGGGATAACTTCTAACTTGACAAAATTATTATCTTCCTGCCCTAATAATTTCGCCATCTCGCGCCCTAATCTAGCAACGCGAATAGCATCTTCAGCAGTTTGACAACCTGCGGTATTAGGTAGCATCCAGATTTTTGTCCAATCTAATGCTTCTGCCAAACCTTCATGCCCTGGTGCTTTAGTTTGCACCCGACGTACAGCGACAGTAACAATTTCGCACCCGCTTGCAATAATACTTTGCTGCATTTCTTCAATGCTGCGATATTTACCTGTTCCCGTCATCAAGCGAGATTTAAAAGTTTTTCCAGCGATAACTAGAGGGCGATCGCTCTTTATTTGTGTAGACTTTTCAATAGTTTGCATTTTGTCAATATCATAGTTGAGACTTTAATGATAAGACTTCTGGAAACTTTTTTTAAAGGTTAAAGCGGCTCCCTTCTCTACAGTTAGGATCGCAGACAATGTACTTAAAGATGTCGGAGGGGTATTTTTATGAGTGTAACCATTGAATCAGACCTCAAGGAAATTCTAACCAAAATCGATCAGAAGCTAGACACGCTTAGTCGTGACGTTACAGATTTAAAAGTAGGTCAGGCTAGGCTAGAAGAAAAGGTAGACGGACTTAGCAAGCGCATGGACAATCAAGAATTTCTCAGTCGTGGCGTTTTAATCGGGCTGATTGTAGCTATTCTAGGAGGGTTCGCTAAACTGTTTGGTTTTGTCAATGTACAGTAATCAAAGTGCGATTTTATCCTTTGGTAGCAGAAATTAATAGATCTCTTGCATAAGTCGATCAATCTTATATTTCATCTGCGTAGCCTGCGGCAAGCGCTGACGCGCTATATCTGCGGTTAATCTGCGTTCTAAAACAAATTAAGGATTTTTGCAAGAAGTCTAATAACTTAAAACCTAGAGTAATGGAAGTAACTTAACAAAGGATCAACTTGCTGCTGCATAATTAAATCTGCAAGTAAAACAGCAGTAATTGGCGCTAACAGAATACCATTGCGGTAGTGACCTGTAGCTATAGTTAAATTATGGTAGGCACTCCTACCAAGTATTGGTAATTCATCTGGTGTAGTTGGTCGAAACCCCCACCATAACTCTTGAATAGAAAAATCTGCTAACTGTGGAAACAGGCGGATAGCTGCTGTAAGTAACTTTTGGATACCTGCTGGCGTATTGTTAGGTTCAAACCCCACTTCCTCGCTAGTCGCACCTAGTACAATTCGACCATCTTGGCGCGGTACTATATATATTTCTGAGCCAAATAATACCCGTTGTAAAGGTAATTTCTCTGTAATAGCTTGGTTATTATATTTATTAACTGGTACTTGTAGAGACAACATTTGTCCCTTTTTAGGATAAACAGGTAAGGACAAGAATTGATTTGACCAAGCGCCAGTTGCTAATACATAATGTTGAGCCGAAAAATCACCCGCAGAAGTCTTAACAATCACAACTCTGTCTGATTGTTGTTGAATTTCCTCAACTATCACACCTTCGCGAATATCCACACCCAAATTTTGAGCAGCTAACCATAAAGCTTGAGCTAACGCCCGATTATCTACTTGAGCATCTTCTGGATACCAGTAGCCACCGATAACTTCTGAACTTAATCCAGGTTGTAATTGTGCGATCGCATCTTGATCTAGCCAATTACTAATTGCATCCTTTCCCGAAACTAAACCTAAATTAGATAGTTCGTTAGCTTGTTGATCTTCATAAACAGGAGCTAGGATACCACAATCCCAATAACCTGCGATCGCGCCAGTAAGTTCTTCTATAGTCTGTACCCATTCTGGATATAATGCCCGACTACGCAAACACAAATCTAGCATCCGGCTTGGAGGAATAATTTCTGCTTGAGGTGCAAGCATTCCAGCCGCAGCATGGGCTGCTGCTTGCTTAAAATCACGAGATAAGACAGTAACACTTGCCCCACGTCTACGCAATTCGACAGCCAGCGACAAACCAATAATACCGCCACCGATAATTAAAATGTCAGTTACTACGTCCATTACTTGCGAGTTGTTTATTTGTGGGGGCGGATTTCACCATAAGGCGATTCTTATATAGGCTTTATATAGCTCAGTCACCTTGATCTGTACAATTTTTAGTTAATGCCTAAGAACTTAAGGCTAAAATAACTAATTATAATAAAATTTATTTACCACAAAGCGGGTACTGGTTCCTGTTCATCTGATGCTGGATCGCTAGAATTATTAGGATCAGTTTCTGTAGAGGTGTTATTAGGTGCAGATTCTACAGCCTGAGTGTTATTTTCGCTCTTTGAGGCAGTCGTTGTGGGCGAGGGTTCAGTAGAATTAATTTGGTTAACAGTTTCACTGCGGAAGGGATACATCCAGCCCAGTGCAGCACCCATAACAGAAGCAAAGCTAACTGCAAGGATAATTCCTACAATCAATTTGTTCATGGCTTTTATTTTTGCTCATTATTTATATAAAACAACTCACCTCAAATTATTAGTATTTTCGCTAACGTATTGATCATAAAAACTCAATCAAGCGACTGATTTACTGCCAACTCTTGGGTAAGATCACCAAAAAAGCCTCACACTAGCTTCATGGCAAATACTTTTGTACTACAACCCAGCCTGTAATTGAAACCCAAGCTAATCCTACAAATAAAGCAATATTTGTCCCAACATGAATAGAACGTAACCAAGCGCGTTCAGGAGTAATCATTATGGCGCTACCAGCAGAAAGTAAAACTAATGCTACTACTGCTAAACCTGCTGGTAAATGGGCAGAATGTCCTAGTGTACCAAAATGACCTAACGTACCGACAATTCCAATTGCTAATAAGAGCAAGACTAAGCCAACTAGAATTATCCCAGTGATGTTATGAAAAGGCTTTAACCATCTAGGTTGCGGATTTTCTTGTTGTTCTTGTTGGCGGTTTAACATCCATCCGGTAATACCTAGAAGTAAATAAGCAAAAATGGCAAAGCCCATCGACCAAGCAGCAATTCTCCACAGCCACAGGAATGAAGGTAAATTCACAGCAACTTAACCCTACCAGCATTAATAGACATCTTCATAAATTCAAGGTGCATTACAACATATAACCCTTGTAGAAACCTTGTATACAACGTCTCCACATTCATTGAAAGGAGATGTCCAACGATAATAAGCATCCTTACAAGTAAAATTTAACCATCAATAGTTGTAATTATTCTGAGAACAGCAATATGGAGTGACCCAATTGAGTAACTCCATACTTAGAAAAATTTAAAACTGATTTTAACAAAGAGTAGATGTTGTTAAAGGTTCTGGTGTGACAATAATTTTATGATTGACAGGGGGCAAAGTTTGGTTATAATCTTTTTTTTCCTGACTTGCGTCTGCAACTGATATTGTTGATCTGCTGTCGTTGATAGAAAGCTGCTTGCATGGTATATTATCTGAGAGAATCGCACTTGCCATCATGCCAGTGTGAATTTCTAAGTGAGCATCTGCGATCGCTTCAAATACCAAACGTTGCCCTGGAAAAACCACTCTCTCAAAATACCAGTTGGGAACGTTGGTGATCCGAGCAATCTGCATTTGACTTGTGGCGTTGACGTAGCAGCACAAAATTACATCAGAACTATCCGAAGGTACAGGATCAAGAATCTGAGCCATATTACAGGAGCCTTGGAGCAGATAGGTAACTACATATTGAAGGCTAACACTGCTAGATCCCCGTTAGCTGTAAATTCCACTACCAACCCACAAATTTAGCTAAATTTGTTTTAAGAGAGATAGAAAAAATCTGCTAGTAGTCTAGGGTAAAAAATTTAGCTAGATATACTACCTCAAGACAGATTAATTATTTTGCTATCAAAAAATCTCCAACTGAAGTTTTGCCTCCTTCCCAGGAAAAAAGTTAAGGCGAAGGGTGAGGTGGAAAAATAGCTGTGCAGAGCAGTCAAGTAAGTTGTATTGTTAAACTTATAAGTAAGAAACTAGAAAACCACCTTTGGGCTGCGGGAATTTTTAATCTCCCAGTAGTACCTAAAACATATAAAAAACTGGGTTATAGTATCCAGTCAAATTAGTATGTCATTTAACACTGTTCTGCTAAGTTAAATAGCGGCAAATCTGGATACTAGAAAAATACGATGGAAAATCGCCTTCTATACGTCCGCCTTCCTTGTAACCCTATTTTTCCACTTGGGGTTGTTTATTTAGCTGATCATGTTCACAAGATGTTTCCCGATGTCAAGCAGCGGATATTTGACTTGGGAACAGTACCACCTCTAGATTTTGCTAGTGCATTAGAGGCTTGTGTAGATGAATTTCAACCAACGCTATTGGTATTCTCCTGGCGAGATATCCAGATTTATGCGCCTGTAGGAGGTAGAGGGGGAAACCCACTTCAACACGCTTTTGAATTTTACTACGCCAAAAATCCTTTAAAAAGAATCAGGGGTGCGCTGGGAGGACTGCGTGTAACCACAGCTTACTATACAGAACTTTGGCGAAACTTAGGATTAATTAAACAAGGATTAAAACGCGCCCAAAAATATCATCCTGATGCCCGCGCCGTTGTCGGTGGTGGTGCTGTCAGTGTATTTTATGAGCAACTGGGTGATAGTTTACCTGATGGCACGATTGTTTCTGTTGGTGAAGGCGAGGCACTAATAGAAAAATTGCTGCGGGGGGAAGATTTACAAACTGAACGCTGTTATGTGGTGGGAGAAACAAGACCGCGCGATCGCTTAATTCACGAAAACCCCGCTAACATTGAAAAAACTGCCTGTAACTACGATTATATAGAAACAATTTGGGCGGAATTTCCATATTACCTCCAAGACCAAGATTTTTATGTAGGCGTACAAACCAAGCGAGGTTGTCCGCACAACTGTTGCTACTGTATTTACACAGTGATCGAAGGTAAACAGGTACGCATCAACCCAGCAGATGAAGTTGTAGCAGAGATGCGCCAACTATACGACCGAGGAATTCGTAACTTTTGGTTTACTGATGCTCAGTTTATCCCTGCCCGTAAATTTATAGATGATGCCATTGAGTTATTACAAAAAATCCTTGATGCAGGGATGCACGATATTCACTGGGCAGCATATATCCGCGCCGATAATTTAACACCCCAGTTATGTGATTTAATGGCTAAGACTGGGATGAATTACTTTGAAATCGGCATTACTAGCGGTTCACAAGAACTGGTGCGAAAAATGCGGATGGGATATAACCTCCGCACTGTCTTAGAAAACTGCCGTGACTTGAAAGCAGCAGGATTTAATGATTTAGTTTCTGTCAACTACTCTTTTAATGTAATTGATGAACGACCAGAAACAATTCGCCAAACTATTGCCTACCACCGAGAACTGGAACGAATTTTTGGGGTTGATAAGGTTGAACCTGCTATTTTCTTTATAGGTTTGCAGCCGCATACCCATTTAGAAGAATTTGCTTTTCAAAATAATATCATTAAGCCTGGATACAACCCCATGAGTTTAATGCCTTGGACAGCCAAAAAGTTACTTTGGAATCCAGAACCTTTAGGTTCTTTGTTTGGTGAGGTGTGCTTGCAAGCATGGCAACAAAATCCTAATGATTTTGGGCGAGAGGTAATGCAGATTTTAGAACATCGTTTTGGTTGTGCTGATTTAGAAGAAGCTTTATCTGCGCCTATTGAGCCAAAATCAAAAGAATTGGCGGGTGTTGCTTAGAATTTTAGCCTACAGGTTAAAACTTGGATTAATAATGCCTGCTGATGCAGGCTGGATAAACTTTTTACCAATATAGGTTTTTTAGAACGCAGATTAAAACAGATAAACGCAGATAAACGCAGATGTAAATCAGATTTTATGGACTTTTGCAATAGGTCTAGTTTTCAGAGATAATTTAGTTCAAATATTAATTTGAATTTAAAAACTCTTAATTTCAAATTCTCTCCCTTTCTTTCCTCTGCTTCGGTTCGTTTAATAAAATTCTCACCATGTTAAAAGGCTCGATACTGCAACAACTAGCGGATGCTCATCAATCAGGCTCAAGACCTTTGCGTTTTGGAGTGTATTATAAAAACACTCTAGTTGCCTTGTGTCATGCCTTGGAAGATAGCATTTTAACCTCCAATAGCTCACCCTTGGTAATTACGGCATTTCAACGGGGGAAATGGTATCTACAAGAAGCAGATAGGTATGGAGAAATAGCCGACAAATCACAGCAAATTGTGATTATGGCAGCACCCGATAGCGGTTTTGCGGAACACCCCACCAGTCAACGTGACAATGTAGCAATAGTTAGTTTAGACGAGGCTGATCCAGTTGCTCAAGAATGGCACTTGATTATTTTCTCACCTACATACACAGCAATGGTGCTTTGTCAAGAGCTATCGGATGCCGATTATGGAGCAGTAGGACGACCAAAAACTGATTTAGAGCGTAAATTTTACGGTTTTTGGACATTTGAACCGCAGTTAGTCAAGGAAACAGTAGAATTAGCTATCGCACATATTGGCAAAGTTAATCCACAACTCCAACAAAATTTAACTACCCAATTAGAAGAAATAACGGCTGCGACGAGCGACGAGCAAGACGACTTAGGGGCGATCGTTGCGCGGGTAGTAAATTATTTACAAACAACCCAGCAGGTTTTAATTCCCGATCAAGAAGATTTGGATAACAATTTAGTTTCCAATGAATTGCAAGCTTTTGTGCGGATGGCGCAGTTAATGGAGTTAGCCAACACAGGCAACCCAATGGAAACCGCCGAAGTTTCCGCATTAGCGGAAGTGATGGCGCAATTATTGAATTTACCAGCTTGGCAGTTAAAGCGGTTGCGCTTGGCAGGGTTGTTGCATGGATTAGTACCTTTACCAACTGATTCGGTTAGCCAAAAATCCGATGAAGCGCCTTGTTGTCCACTTGTACCAGAAGTGCAAGCATTGAGGCGGATGCCAAGGTTACAAGCGATCGCACATATCATCAACCATCAAACCGAGTGGTGGAATGGTACAGGGCAACCTGCTAATTTAGCTGGTGAGGAGATTCCTTTAGAGTCGAGGATTTTAGGGTTAGTTACCCACTTTGAACATCGCCTGACACAACTGGCAAAAGAGAAACTAGATATTAGCCAAGAGGAGATTTTAATTCAGGTGTTGAGTGAGTGTCAAGCACAATCAGGCGATCGTTGGGAGCCAAAATTAGTAGAAACCCTAGCTTTATTAGTCATGGGTTTACAACAAGGCTTAAGTTTACCAGTCAAACCACCTAAAGTTAGTAATGGAATGTGGTTATTAGATATTCCTAGTACTAGCGAATTATTAACGGCTGTAATGGATGCAACAGGGGGAAATCGTGGATCTTGAAGCAATTACTCAGGGTAAAAATAAGCATCTCCCTGGAGCTAACTTAGAAGATGAAAACTTTTCAAACGTAGATTTAAGCAGGATTAATTTAGCTGGCGCTACCCTTGTAGGTACTAACTTTAGTCATTCTAAATTAGAAGGTGCGCGTTTAGAAGGAGCAAATCTTTTAGGCGCTCAGATGGTAGCAACAGATCTGCGGGCAAATTTGTTGGGTGCAAATTTAATGCAAGCAGATTTAACAGGTGCAGACTTGCGGGGAAGTAACCTGCGCGGCGCTAACTTAATGGGTGCGAAATTAACACAAGCAAATTTAGCAGGTGCTTTTTTAAGTGGTGCAAATTTAATGAGTGTGAATTTGCAAGGAGTTGACTTGCGCGGTGCAGACTTGCGTGGTGCTAATTTGAATGGTGCGAATTTACAAGGTGCAGATTTAAGTCAAGCAGATTTACAAGGTGCGAGTTTAAGTTCTTCTAATTTAGAAGAAGTAGATTTACGGGGGGCGAATTTAGCGGGGGCGAATTTAATGAGTGCAAATTTACTTTGTGCTGAGTTAGAAGGTGCAAATTTGAATGGCGTTAATCTTACAGGTACTTGTTTAGTAGGGACATTTGTAGGGTAACTAGCTGCCATATTTAGAAATACAGATATGCTAACAGAACCAAGATTAAAAAGCGATCATACGCTCTTAGATACCTCCTGACTTAAACATCAGGTTTTTTCACAATAGATTTGCTTAAACCTTGAGCCTTTTTAACAAACGCCTCATCAAAAGTATAAAATTCTGAACAATGCTGACTAAGCCCTAAATGTAGCGCATCTGCAAAATCTAACCCATTATCATGCCATTCTATTGCTTGTACTATTAAATTTATATCATTGAAATAAACATTTGATAGTCCACATAAATTTCTAAAAGCTGCACAAATTTCTGTTGGTTTAAACTTGTAAGCAAAACGCAAGACCCATTCAGTCTCTAAAATAACTGTATCTGAGATAAATACATCATTATTTTTAAAAATATCCCGACTTTTTTTAAACTGTAATTCATCATCTTGAGTTAGCAATCTCACAACTATATTAGTGTCAACTGCGATCATGCCATAACTCCTCTACTCCTTGACGAATTGCCTCATTCATCTCTTGAATAGTTTTAGGCTTGGCTTGATATTTTAAGCAACCCGCTACTTGATCTAAAGTTGTTTCTTTTAAAGTCTTTTTAGGCTTTAGCAAAATACCATCACCAACCTCAAGAATAATAAATTCTTGATTAATTTGCCATTGGTGAGATTGTCTAATTGATTCAGGTATGGGAATCTGTCCCTGCTGAGAGAGTTTAGTAACTTCCATATTAAATTACTTTGTTGTGGATATTGCTTTAGCGTAACTCAAAGTTAGTTTGAGTAAGTTTGCTAATCATTAAGTCGATTTTATTTAATCAATTATACTCAATATATATAATAAAGCGATCGCATCTAAATCCCCATCTCTACTCAGGCAACCAATTATCATCTAAAATTTGTGCCAAAGATCCAATTGGTGTAACAGGAAATGTATCAAGAGGTAATTGTGTGCGATCGCTTGCTTCTAATCTTGCTTTCTCGTAACACTCATCAAATATCTCTAGAATGTAAGGTTTAAGACTGGGGCTGTCTTCTAATTCATCCTGAATCTGTCGGCGAAATGTTCTAATTTCCCCTTGCAAATGCCCTTGATTACGTTCTCGTTCTGTCTCCCAATATTTTAGCTTAAGCAGATGCTCAAAAAGCCTAATTAATAAGTTTTTAATAGCTCGTTTTTGGCTCCTCTCCATGCTCTCTAATTCCTCAATCAAATTATCTAAATCCACAACAGAAAATTGACCAGTACGCAGTTGGTTAATAGTTGTCTTTATCCAAAGGTAATAATCTTGGTCGTATAACTTCTGAGTTGTTGGTTGTGATTGAGTTACCATACACTTGATCAATTACTAAGTATTAAATGTAGCGCAATTATCAAATTTTTAACTATTTTAGAACTTACGCAAAACAACAAGCGGGCAAGATGCCCGCACTACCTCAAATATTATTTCAGCAAACGGAAAGACTGTTGTAGAGGTTGAATTACACCTAATGCTGATGAATTGCTTTTAGTATATAAACTGTCAACTACAGCAGTTTTATTATTTTTATACTTCACAAAAGTGATGATGCTATTAGGAAACGCAAATCTAGAATCATTAACCCACAATCTATAGGCAGATTTTCCATCAATTGTTAAGTTTTGTGTTTTAGTAATTTTAGCACCATTTTGTTTATAACTAGCAAGTTGTTGATTTATAGTATTATTAAAAGAGCTATTTACAAAGTAAATGTTATTTTTGATATAACTAGCAGGCGCTTTCCCCCCACCCGTTTGCGGTTTGTAATTTGTGATCATCACATATTCTTTATTAGAAACATCAACAGACCAAGTAGAAGGATATTTAATTGAAAATAGCTTAGGTGATGTTAAAGTATTAAGTTTTGTCGCGGCTTGGACTGGGCTAGATTCAATCCCAGGAAGCTGATTAATTACAGGTAACGCACCTGAAACAGCCACAGTTGATAAAATAGATAAAATCAACAATTTGGATTTCATAATTGTTTGCTCAAAGTTTGATTCTAAAGATGGATTCACGACGCTTTAGCTAATTTACGGTAATCACTGACAGCGAAAATAAATTTATTTAAATTAGGTGCTAGTGTTGAGTTGCTTAATAGCTGTTAATAAAGATTGTGATATTTAAGCGATCGCTTCCTCATCAAGAGCGCGATCGCACCCAAAAACCCCAGCCCCATTATTCCCGCCAGAGGATTTTTATCAACTCCAGTAATCCACTCAGAAACCCCACCAGAATATTGCACCATCTGCCCTACATTAATCATGTAGTAGCCCCACACTAACCCAGCGTGTAAACCAATAGAAATACCCAAGCGTCCTTTGCTACCACGCTTTGCCCACACCAAAGTTAAACCTAAAAGTAACAGCGCCGGAAATTGTGGGAAGGTGCGAATAATTTCTGATATTGGCTTGATAAAATGCGATATAGCAAATATTAAAGCATCTATCCAAAGGCTTGCATTCGGGCGGTAATTTCTTTGCAACTCATCTAGCAACCAACCCCGAAATACTAATTCCTCTGCAAAACCAACTCCCAAGGCGCTTAATAATCCTTCTAAGATTAGCTTTGGTAAAAACATGGTAGGGCTTTGCCAAACTACCCAACCTAGCAAACCTTCTAAACCAAATAAACTAAAGGTGATTACTACACCAAGACTTAGACCTTTAACTAAATCTAAGCCGTTTTGTGGCTTCGCTGTTACTCCATATTTTTTGAGTAGTTGTGGTTGTCGATAAACGTTTTCTCCCCAAATCCTCAGTAGGAACAAGAAATCGGCAAACAACAGCGCCATGGTCAGGATAGTCAACAAATTGCGGACACCAGGACTATCACCGTTACCAGAAAGACCGACCAGTAAGTAAATTAGCGCGGCTCTCGGCAGCCACAATATAGCTAAAATTAGCAAAAATATACCCAGCCTAATTGGGGCAGGGTATTGAGCTACACGAACTAAATTAAGTTTCAATAATTCTTAGTTACTCGTCAGGTTCAATTGTGCTAGTTAAACCGTGATTATTCAAGGTTTCACAATAAAACTCAGCGTGTTCCAGGGCGCAGGTAATTACTAAAGCAGTACCACTATTATGAGCTTCCATCATAATGTTGACAGCTTGAGGTTGCGTCAAGTTAGGTACAGTTGTGATTAAGACCTGCACAACGTACTCCATTGGATTGAAGTCGTCGTTATGCAGCAAAACACGATAACGGGGTGCGATTTTACGGGATGTTGAAGGCTTTTGAATAGTCTCAACAGACACGGCTCTACTCTCTTTATCAGTTAATTACACAGATTTCTAGTTATATAGACAAAATTTTAGCATGATTTGGCACTACGAGATTTTTTGGGAAAAGCTAAGATCAAAAAGTTAACTTTACTTAACATTTGCTACAACCATGCAGTACAGCCAAGCAACTGCCACCGCCCCGATTCCAGGTACTTATTGGCAGTGGCGTGAGCAATCGATTTATTACGTCAAAGCTGGAAAACGGCAGCTAGGGAAGCCTCCTCTACTATTGATTCATGGGTTTGGAGCGTCTACAGACCACTGGCGCAAAAATATCTCTGGTCTGAGTGATGATTTTGAGGTTTGGGCAATTGATTTATTAGGGTTTGGACGTTCTGCTAAACCAGAATGGCAGTATGGCGGAGATTTATGGCGCGATCAGTTATACGATTTTATTAGTAATGTTATTGGTCAGCCAGTAGTATTAGCTGGTAACTCTTTGGGAGGCTATTCAGCGTTGTGTGTAGCTGCTCAACGTCCTGATGCTGCTGTTGGTTTGGT from Oculatellaceae cyanobacterium encodes:
- a CDS encoding DICT sensory domain-containing protein, yielding MLKGSILQQLADAHQSGSRPLRFGVYYKNTLVALCHALEDSILTSNSSPLVITAFQRGKWYLQEADRYGEIADKSQQIVIMAAPDSGFAEHPTSQRDNVAIVSLDEADPVAQEWHLIIFSPTYTAMVLCQELSDADYGAVGRPKTDLERKFYGFWTFEPQLVKETVELAIAHIGKVNPQLQQNLTTQLEEITAATSDEQDDLGAIVARVVNYLQTTQQVLIPDQEDLDNNLVSNELQAFVRMAQLMELANTGNPMETAEVSALAEVMAQLLNLPAWQLKRLRLAGLLHGLVPLPTDSVSQKSDEAPCCPLVPEVQALRRMPRLQAIAHIINHQTEWWNGTGQPANLAGEEIPLESRILGLVTHFEHRLTQLAKEKLDISQEEILIQVLSECQAQSGDRWEPKLVETLALLVMGLQQGLSLPVKPPKVSNGMWLLDIPSTSELLTAVMDATGGNRGS
- a CDS encoding pentapeptide repeat-containing protein, whose product is MDLEAITQGKNKHLPGANLEDENFSNVDLSRINLAGATLVGTNFSHSKLEGARLEGANLLGAQMVATDLRANLLGANLMQADLTGADLRGSNLRGANLMGAKLTQANLAGAFLSGANLMSVNLQGVDLRGADLRGANLNGANLQGADLSQADLQGASLSSSNLEEVDLRGANLAGANLMSANLLCAELEGANLNGVNLTGTCLVGTFVG
- a CDS encoding type II toxin-antitoxin system VapC family toxin, with the translated sequence MIAVDTNIVVRLLTQDDELQFKKSRDIFKNNDVFISDTVILETEWVLRFAYKFKPTEICAAFRNLCGLSNVYFNDINLIVQAIEWHDNGLDFADALHLGLSQHCSEFYTFDEAFVKKAQGLSKSIVKKPDV
- a CDS encoding AbrB/MazE/SpoVT family DNA-binding domain-containing protein yields the protein MEVTKLSQQGQIPIPESIRQSHQWQINQEFIILEVGDGILLKPKKTLKETTLDQVAGCLKYQAKPKTIQEMNEAIRQGVEELWHDRS
- a CDS encoding DUF29 domain-containing protein is translated as MVTQSQPTTQKLYDQDYYLWIKTTINQLRTGQFSVVDLDNLIEELESMERSQKRAIKNLLIRLFEHLLKLKYWETERERNQGHLQGEIRTFRRQIQDELEDSPSLKPYILEIFDECYEKARLEASDRTQLPLDTFPVTPIGSLAQILDDNWLPE
- a CDS encoding PsbP-related protein — protein: MKSKLLILSILSTVAVSGALPVINQLPGIESSPVQAATKLNTLTSPKLFSIKYPSTWSVDVSNKEYVMITNYKPQTGGGKAPASYIKNNIYFVNSSFNNTINQQLASYKQNGAKITKTQNLTIDGKSAYRLWVNDSRFAFPNSIITFVKYKNNKTAVVDSLYTKSNSSALGVIQPLQQSFRLLK
- a CDS encoding type II CAAX endopeptidase family protein — translated: MKLNLVRVAQYPAPIRLGIFLLILAILWLPRAALIYLLVGLSGNGDSPGVRNLLTILTMALLFADFLFLLRIWGENVYRQPQLLKKYGVTAKPQNGLDLVKGLSLGVVITFSLFGLEGLLGWVVWQSPTMFLPKLILEGLLSALGVGFAEELVFRGWLLDELQRNYRPNASLWIDALIFAISHFIKPISEIIRTFPQFPALLLLGLTLVWAKRGSKGRLGISIGLHAGLVWGYYMINVGQMVQYSGGVSEWITGVDKNPLAGIMGLGFLGAIALLMRKRSLKYHNLY
- the clpS gene encoding ATP-dependent Clp protease adapter ClpS produces the protein MSVETIQKPSTSRKIAPRYRVLLHNDDFNPMEYVVQVLITTVPNLTQPQAVNIMMEAHNSGTALVITCALEHAEFYCETLNNHGLTSTIEPDE